One genomic segment of Amycolatopsis sp. Hca4 includes these proteins:
- a CDS encoding dihydrofolate reductase family protein, whose protein sequence is MREIVHMVHTSLDGCVEGPNGEFDWPVLGPELSAYSQQVTARCGEFAYGRKVWDMMSAYWPTAESISDHPHDIAFAPVWRATPKVVFSRTLEKADWNTRVVGGDLGAAVAALKAEPGEDVLLMGGAELAAELTARGLIDEYQVFVHPVVLGGGKRPFAEGTARLGLTLAQSRVFDDEVVLLRYRRA, encoded by the coding sequence ATGCGCGAGATCGTCCACATGGTCCACACTTCGCTCGACGGCTGCGTCGAAGGCCCGAACGGCGAGTTCGACTGGCCGGTGCTGGGCCCGGAGCTGTCGGCCTACTCGCAGCAGGTGACCGCGCGCTGCGGCGAGTTCGCCTACGGGCGGAAGGTCTGGGACATGATGTCCGCGTACTGGCCGACCGCCGAGTCGATCTCGGACCACCCGCACGACATCGCGTTCGCCCCGGTCTGGCGGGCGACGCCGAAGGTGGTGTTCTCGCGGACGTTGGAGAAGGCGGACTGGAACACCCGCGTCGTCGGCGGTGACCTCGGTGCGGCGGTGGCGGCCCTGAAGGCCGAACCGGGCGAGGACGTGCTGCTGATGGGCGGCGCGGAACTGGCCGCGGAGCTCACCGCCCGCGGCCTGATCGACGAGTACCAGGTGTTCGTGCACCCGGTCGTCCTCGGCGGCGGCAAGCGGCCGTTCGCCGAGGGCACCGCGCGCCTCGGCCTCACCCTGGCGCAGTCGCGCGTCTTCGACGACGAGGTCGTGCTGCTGCGCTACCGCCGTGCGTGA
- a CDS encoding ATP/GTP-binding protein yields MTSAKIVVAGGFGAGKTTFVGSVSEIVPLTTEAMMTDASVGVDNLDHTPGKSTTTVAMDFGRVSLDADLILYLFGTPGQQRFWFMWDDLVRGAIGAVVLADTRRLADSFAPIDFFEDRGLPYIVGINTFDGVLEHDINDVREALSIDPNIPIVRCDARDRESTKQTLITLVEYAMRQWIALRAANAR; encoded by the coding sequence ATGACCTCCGCCAAGATCGTGGTGGCCGGCGGCTTCGGCGCGGGGAAGACGACGTTCGTCGGGTCGGTGTCGGAGATCGTGCCGCTGACCACCGAGGCGATGATGACCGACGCCAGCGTGGGGGTCGACAACCTCGACCACACGCCGGGCAAGTCGACGACCACGGTGGCGATGGACTTCGGCCGCGTCTCGCTGGACGCGGACCTGATCCTGTACCTGTTCGGCACGCCCGGGCAGCAGCGGTTCTGGTTCATGTGGGACGACCTGGTCCGCGGCGCCATCGGCGCGGTGGTACTGGCCGACACCCGCCGGCTGGCCGACTCGTTCGCGCCGATCGACTTCTTCGAGGACCGCGGGCTGCCGTACATCGTCGGCATCAACACGTTCGACGGCGTGCTGGAGCACGACATCAACGACGTCCGCGAGGCGCTGTCGATCGACCCGAACATCCCGATCGTCCGCTGTGACGCGCGGGACCGCGAGTCGACCAAGCAGACCCTGATCACGCTGGTCGAGTACGCGATGCGGCAGTGGATCGCGCTGCGGGCGGCCAACGCGCGCTGA
- a CDS encoding DUF742 domain-containing protein has protein sequence MSTGSGFDGEPPGGHRPAGRGDDGTFADVLNGFTLDSGRARRKRKKSKESPQPPAAGAHAAADPPAPAPSADQGDRVTSLVSPPGSTDGDSPRPGGLFDPGPPSGEFVMPAVFEPPPAPEELTAIVRPYALTGGRTKANYALELETLISAKDYAATGGFPEVAAEQIECISIMEECRTPRSVAEIVSALRVPLGVARVLISDAADAGLVTVHKTITGNDGAEAHLVLMERVLSGLRRL, from the coding sequence ATGAGCACGGGGTCCGGATTCGACGGCGAACCACCCGGGGGGCACCGCCCCGCCGGGCGTGGGGACGACGGCACGTTCGCCGACGTCCTCAACGGGTTCACGCTGGATTCCGGCCGTGCCCGCCGGAAGCGCAAGAAGAGCAAGGAGTCCCCGCAACCCCCGGCCGCCGGTGCGCACGCGGCCGCGGATCCGCCGGCGCCCGCGCCGTCGGCCGACCAAGGAGATCGTGTGACCTCTTTAGTCTCGCCCCCCGGCAGTACCGACGGGGACAGTCCCAGGCCGGGTGGGCTGTTCGACCCCGGCCCGCCCAGCGGCGAATTCGTCATGCCCGCGGTGTTCGAGCCGCCGCCCGCGCCGGAGGAGCTGACGGCGATCGTCCGGCCGTACGCGCTGACCGGCGGCCGCACCAAGGCCAATTACGCCCTGGAGCTGGAGACACTGATCTCCGCGAAGGACTACGCTGCCACCGGTGGCTTCCCCGAAGTGGCTGCGGAGCAGATCGAGTGCATCTCGATCATGGAAGAGTGCCGGACCCCCCGTTCGGTCGCCGAGATCGTTTCGGCGCTGCGGGTGCCACTGGGCGTGGCCCGGGTGCTGATCAGCGACGCGGCCGACGCGGGGCTGGTCACGGTGCACAAGACGATTACGGGCAATGACGGCGCCGAGGCACATCTGGTGTTGATGGAAAGGGTTTTGAGTGGACTCCGTCGGCTTTAA
- a CDS encoding DUF899 domain-containing protein: protein MTATHHALPEIVSPEQWQAARDALLVKEKELMKAADHLAAERRRLPMVPFTKDYAFDSADGTQSLLDLFDGRRQLIVYHFMLHPGDKAGCPGCSLVLDNLPHLAHLHARDVTLKVVAPATLAEIERYKARMGWDVPWLSAHGSDFTEDCGVGSGFGVSVFLRDGDRVYRTYFTTGRGGEMFLASHRYLDVTPLGRQEAWEEESRGDDAPSSWWRRHDEY, encoded by the coding sequence ATGACCGCGACCCACCACGCCCTGCCCGAGATCGTCTCGCCCGAACAGTGGCAGGCGGCCCGCGACGCGCTGCTCGTCAAGGAGAAGGAGCTCATGAAGGCGGCGGACCACCTCGCCGCCGAACGCCGCCGGCTGCCGATGGTGCCCTTCACCAAGGACTACGCGTTCGACTCGGCCGACGGGACGCAGAGCCTGCTCGACCTGTTCGACGGCCGCCGCCAGCTGATCGTCTACCACTTCATGCTGCACCCGGGCGACAAGGCGGGCTGCCCCGGCTGCTCGCTGGTCCTCGACAACCTGCCGCACCTGGCCCACCTGCACGCCCGCGACGTCACGCTCAAGGTCGTCGCGCCCGCCACCCTGGCCGAGATCGAGCGGTACAAGGCACGGATGGGCTGGGACGTGCCGTGGTTGTCCGCGCACGGCAGCGACTTCACCGAGGACTGCGGCGTCGGCTCCGGCTTCGGCGTCAGCGTGTTCCTGCGCGACGGCGACCGGGTCTACCGCACCTACTTCACCACCGGGCGCGGCGGCGAGATGTTCCTCGCCTCCCACCGCTACCTCGACGTCACGCCGCTCGGCCGCCAGGAAGCCTGGGAAGAGGAGAGCCGCGGCGACGACGCGCCCAGCTCGTGGTGGCGGCGCCACGACGAGTACTGA
- a CDS encoding roadblock/LC7 domain-containing protein, protein MTSPSSAQPTQNQFGWLVNDFAERVPGVAHAVVVSADGLLLTASNRLPLDRADQLAAVASGLVSLTQGAARCFEAGAVNETVVEMELGIMVLMSISDGSCLAVLAAPNCDIGQVAYEMTMLVDRVGQILTPELRAQLQGSGGSLIGEPVG, encoded by the coding sequence ATGACCTCGCCGAGTAGCGCGCAGCCGACGCAGAACCAGTTCGGCTGGCTGGTGAACGACTTCGCGGAGCGGGTGCCCGGCGTGGCGCACGCCGTGGTCGTCTCGGCGGACGGCCTGCTGCTGACCGCGTCGAACCGGCTCCCGCTCGACCGGGCCGACCAGCTCGCCGCGGTCGCGTCCGGGCTGGTCAGCCTCACCCAGGGCGCGGCCCGGTGCTTCGAGGCAGGCGCGGTCAACGAGACCGTCGTCGAGATGGAGCTGGGCATCATGGTGCTGATGTCGATCAGCGACGGCTCGTGCCTGGCCGTGCTCGCCGCCCCCAACTGCGACATCGGGCAGGTCGCCTACGAGATGACGATGCTCGTCGACCGGGTCGGTCAGATCCTCACCCCGGAGCTGCGCGCCCAGCTCCAGGGCTCCGGGGGGTCGCTGATCGGCGAACCGGTGGGATGA